From the genome of Ziziphus jujuba cultivar Dongzao chromosome 6, ASM3175591v1, one region includes:
- the LOC107403429 gene encoding zinc finger A20 and AN1 domain-containing stress-associated protein 1: protein MGSEQSEGTSYQPSEPKPCANNCGFFGTAGTMNLCSKCYRDFRIKEEQAASAKAAVEKSFNPSGAAVTKQPENQAAVFSGVASQSFIGSSSSPSSSTAAIGGDRVEPKAANRCLTCNRKVGLTGFKCKCGSMFCGAHRYPEKHECTVDFKIAGREAIAKANPVVKADKIQRL, encoded by the coding sequence ATGGGTTCAGAACAGAGCGAAGGTACAAGCTATCAGCCATCGGAGCCAAAACCATGTGCAAACAACTGTGGCTTTTTCGGCACAGCCGGAACCATGAATCTCTGTTCTAAATGCTACAGAGATTTCCGCATCAAAGAGGAACAGGCAGCTTCAGCCAAAGCCGCCGTGGAAAAGTCTTTCAACCCCTCCGGCGCCGCCGTAACCAAACAGCCTGAGAATCAGGCAGCGGTGTTTTCCGGTGTTGCATCGCAATCGTTTATCGGATCTTCCTCTTCTCCTTCTTCGTCTACGGCGGCGATCGGCGGTGATCGAGTGGAACCGAAGGCGGCGAACCGGTGTTTGACCTGCAACAGGAAGGTCGGATTGACCGGGTTTAAGTGCAAGTGCGGGAGTATGTTCTGCGGAGCGCATCGGTACCCGGAGAAGCATGAATGCACTGTTGACTTCAAAATTGCTGGTCGCGAGGCCATTGCCAAGGCTAATCCTGTGGTTAAAGCTGATAAGATTCAGAGGTTATAA